CAGGCTCAGCAAGAAAGCGTACCAGATTGGAAAGCCCGTCGCATTAAATTGCTGGTTGGGGGTAAAGAGCGTTCCGGCATTATTGAAGCCTTGCACATGAGATGCGGCGACCGGCGCGGCGCAACATACGCCCGCCGCGCCTGGATTGAACTGGAACGCGGCAAGCACAGCGACAACCAGGCTCACTACAATCGCGGCAACAAAGAAAATGTGCCATCCAACGCTCACATCGTTCAAAAACGCCACGATGCGCACGCCAAAGATATTCAGCAGCGCGTGTACGGTCAGCACAATCGCGTAGATCAACAGCGTCGTCCATTGCGTCGCGGGATCAATCACGAAAGAACCATTCATCACCACAGGCGCCGTGGCCGGAATCGAGGAGAACCAGGCATGCAACAGCACATCGATAGTCACAGCTGCCCCGTAGTCGATGCCCGCCGTGATAGCGACCTGGCCGATCAGGTTGAACCAGCCCGTAAACCATCCCCAGCCGGGTCCGCCTAGCTTGGAAGCCCAATAATACAGGCCACCAGCCGTGGGATAGGCGGAAGCAAGTTCAGCCATCCCCAACGCCACGATCACGACAAAAATGGTCACAAGCGGCCAGCCAATCGAGGCCGCGGCAAAGCCGGATGTCGTCGGTACAAGGTAAAAGAGCGTCACACAACCGCTCAGGATGGAAATAATGGTGAAAGAAATTGCGAAGTTGGAGAAACCGCCCATAGCGCGGAAGAGTTCCTGCGCATAGCCCATGCCATGCAGGCGTTTGATATCTTGCGCAATGAGCTGTTCTTTCGTAGGTCGGCTAGATGCACTCAAGAAACACCTCCCATTACATTACAATGTAGATGATGCAGGGTAGGACTGTTGTTAAGAATCATCGCAGGCGAACCTGCCACAGGTCGTGTCATGTTGAGCCTTTCGCTTCGCTCGAAGGTGAACTCCGCGAAGAATCTCTGCCTCGTCGTGCCTGGTTCCCTCCTTTCGCTTAAAAGATAGGAACAACTCCTTTTCGATTGCTACCTGGATATTTTAAGAAGGATAACACAAGATACTTGTATTGGCCCAATTATAGCATAATTGTCTATGATGTTGAGCTTCCGCGTCAAGTCTTGATTAGCTCCATTTAGAACAGGGAAGGTGTGCATGGTGACCATAAGGAGTATTGCACCTGTCCGTTTGACGAATTTCGCCAATGCCAGTACAATCAAGACGTACAGAATGAGAGGTGACTATGACAGAAAATACGTACTTGAATAGAGATGAAGAAGAGGATACAGATAGCTTGTCGCTGCCCGCGCTCGATCCCCTGGGAGTTCTCAGCAGCACTCGTTATGTAGTGGAGCAAGGCGAAAAAGCCTGGATCAACCGCAATCGTCTGCCCGATCTCGCGGCTACGCTTGTCGCCGCTTATCCACCTACATCGAGTTCTACATGGTATGAACGCTATCACTTTCATGATGGGACGGAACGCACTGTGAACTGGTTGCTCGTCCTTGATGCCCTGAACTTCTGCTTTTGGGCCGAAAAGGGCCAGCAGCGCTGGCACATCGAGTACCATGGAGAAACATTGGGCGGCTACTGGGCAGAGGCAGCTGCATTGACGCGAGCGGTCGAAGAAGGCATCCCTCTCTGGGATGCTGATTTTCTGAGTAAGATCAGCCGCGAGCAACTGGCGCATATTTTTCGCAGCGTCCCTGCTAGTGGGTATACGGATGGAGCACCTATCCCCCTATTTGAGCAGCGCCTTCAAAACGTGCATGAAGTGGGACGCGTCTTGTTGCAGCGCTACGACGGGCAATTCGCGAACGCCATCGAACAGGCCGATCACAACGCCGTCAAGCTCACGTTGCTCCTCGCGCAAGAATTTCCCTCATTCAATGATGTAACCTTGTATCGTGGTCATGAAGTGCGTTTCTTCAAACGGGCGCAAATCTGCGTCGCCGATCTTCACGGAGCGTTTAGCGGCAAAGGATGGGGCAGTTTTGCCGACCTCGACCAGCTT
The sequence above is a segment of the Ktedonobacteraceae bacterium genome. Coding sequences within it:
- a CDS encoding queuosine salvage family protein, which encodes MTENTYLNRDEEEDTDSLSLPALDPLGVLSSTRYVVEQGEKAWINRNRLPDLAATLVAAYPPTSSSTWYERYHFHDGTERTVNWLLVLDALNFCFWAEKGQQRWHIEYHGETLGGYWAEAAALTRAVEEGIPLWDADFLSKISREQLAHIFRSVPASGYTDGAPIPLFEQRLQNVHEVGRVLLQRYDGQFANAIEQADHNAVKLTLLLAQEFPSFNDVTLYRGHEVRFFKRAQICVADLHGAFSGKGWGSFADLDQLTAFADYKVPQVLRHYGVLSYSPSLAARIEAQELLAPGSEEEVEIRAATIWACELLRREIEHLTGHTITAAEVDNRLWHTGQNLAEVKPYHRVRTIYY